A window of Ruania suaedae contains these coding sequences:
- a CDS encoding ABC transporter ATP-binding protein — protein MSHQEPPARDVTAGERADDSELKAQVKVDERPRPGPGPGGGLGVPAEKPRDLLGAARRMVVALRADRAWVLVAVVLGTIGTLLTVVGPKMLGNATNVIFDGLVGRGLDPSLTRAETIEALRAAGEDTQADMLAGMPGVVPGQGVDFERLAGVLAVVLAVYAGAFLFTWLQGRLITTVVQQVVYRLREQVETKLARLPLRYFDRQARGEVLSRVTNDIDNVAQSLQQTLSQLITSVLTVLGVLAMMVWISWQLALVALVTIPLSAVVVGQIAKRSQPEFVEQWKRTGTVNAHVEEMYTGHDLVHVFGHQQAAEATFREENDRLFRASFRAQFITGTIQPVMGWIANVGYVAIAVLGGLRVASGTMSLGDVQAFVQYSRQFSQPITQIASLMNLMQSGAASAERVFDLLDEEEESADPQQPATLEAVSGRVAFEAVDFSYRSDTPLIEGLSLVAEPGQTIAIVGPTGAGKTTLVNLLMRFYEVQAGRITIDGVDTRDLTRAQLRSCIGMVLQDTWLFNGSIEDNIRYGAHRPVTDAELLAAAEATGVDPFVRTLPEGYRTALDEEGTTGIAVSAGEKQLLTIARAFLADPAILILDEATSSVDTRTEVLVQRAMNALRRGRTSFVIAHRLSTIRDADVILVMEEGSIVEQGSHDALMAADGAYSRLYRSQFAAAATEVD, from the coding sequence ATGAGCCACCAGGAGCCGCCCGCACGCGACGTCACCGCCGGGGAGCGCGCCGACGACTCCGAGCTCAAGGCGCAGGTCAAGGTCGACGAGCGCCCACGCCCCGGCCCCGGCCCGGGCGGAGGCCTTGGCGTCCCTGCGGAGAAGCCACGGGACCTGCTGGGTGCGGCGCGACGCATGGTGGTGGCGCTACGCGCCGACCGCGCGTGGGTGCTGGTCGCCGTCGTGCTCGGGACGATCGGGACGCTGCTGACCGTGGTGGGGCCGAAGATGCTCGGCAACGCCACCAACGTCATCTTCGACGGTCTGGTCGGTCGCGGCCTCGATCCGTCGCTGACGCGCGCGGAGACGATCGAGGCGTTGCGTGCGGCCGGCGAGGACACCCAGGCCGACATGCTGGCGGGGATGCCGGGCGTGGTCCCCGGTCAGGGGGTCGACTTCGAGCGGCTCGCCGGTGTGCTCGCCGTGGTCCTGGCCGTCTACGCCGGGGCGTTCCTGTTCACCTGGCTGCAGGGCCGGCTGATCACGACCGTGGTCCAGCAAGTGGTCTACCGCCTGCGGGAGCAGGTCGAGACCAAGCTTGCCCGGCTGCCGCTGCGCTACTTCGACCGGCAGGCCCGCGGCGAGGTGCTCTCCCGCGTGACCAATGACATCGACAACGTCGCGCAGTCGCTGCAGCAGACCCTCTCGCAGCTGATCACCTCGGTGCTCACCGTGCTGGGAGTGCTGGCGATGATGGTGTGGATCTCCTGGCAGCTGGCCCTGGTGGCCCTGGTGACCATCCCGTTGTCCGCCGTCGTGGTGGGTCAGATCGCGAAGCGGTCGCAGCCGGAGTTCGTGGAGCAGTGGAAGCGCACCGGCACGGTCAACGCGCACGTGGAGGAGATGTACACCGGCCACGACCTCGTGCACGTCTTCGGGCACCAGCAGGCGGCCGAGGCGACGTTCCGGGAGGAGAACGACCGGCTGTTCCGCGCCTCGTTCCGGGCGCAGTTCATCACCGGCACCATCCAGCCGGTGATGGGCTGGATCGCGAACGTGGGCTATGTCGCGATCGCCGTGCTGGGTGGGCTGCGGGTCGCCTCGGGGACGATGTCGCTGGGGGACGTGCAGGCGTTCGTGCAGTACTCGCGGCAGTTCTCGCAGCCGATCACCCAGATCGCCTCCCTGATGAACCTCATGCAGTCCGGGGCGGCCTCCGCCGAACGCGTCTTCGATCTGCTCGACGAGGAGGAGGAGAGCGCGGACCCGCAGCAGCCCGCCACGCTCGAGGCGGTCTCCGGACGAGTGGCCTTCGAGGCGGTCGACTTCTCCTACCGCAGCGACACCCCGTTGATCGAGGGGCTCTCGCTCGTCGCCGAGCCGGGGCAGACGATCGCGATCGTAGGCCCCACCGGTGCCGGGAAGACGACGCTGGTGAACCTGCTCATGCGTTTCTACGAGGTGCAGGCAGGCCGGATCACCATCGATGGCGTCGACACCCGCGACCTGACGCGGGCCCAGCTGCGCTCCTGCATCGGGATGGTGCTGCAGGACACGTGGCTGTTCAACGGCTCGATCGAGGACAACATCCGCTATGGTGCGCACCGGCCGGTGACCGACGCCGAGCTGCTCGCCGCCGCCGAGGCGACCGGCGTCGACCCGTTCGTGCGCACCCTGCCGGAGGGGTACCGGACCGCGCTCGACGAGGAGGGCACCACCGGGATCGCCGTCAGCGCGGGGGAGAAGCAGCTGCTGACCATCGCGCGCGCCTTCCTGGCCGACCCGGCGATCCTCATCCTGGACGAGGCCACCAGCTCGGTGGACACCCGCACCGAGGTGCTGGTGCAGCGGGCGATGAACGCCTTGCGACGGGGGCGGACGAGCTTCGTCATCGCCCACCGGCTCTCGACCATCCGCGACGCCGACGTCATCCTCGTGATGGAGGAGGGCTCGATCGTGGAGCAGGGCAGCCACGACGCGCTGATGGCGGCCGACGGCGCCTACTCCCGGCTCTACCGGTCGCAGTTCGCGGCGGCCGCGACCGAGGTGGACTGA
- a CDS encoding TrmH family RNA methyltransferase, producing MPVLTLTAADLDSDRLADYTRLTDVALRRRLEPERGLFMAESSTVIRRAVAAGYRPRSFLMAPRWLADLEDLLAEVGAGEHGDIPVYLAEESVLETLTGFHLHRGALAAMQRPELAPVAQVVAGARRVAVLEDIVDHTNVGAAFRSAAALGVDAVLVTPRCADPLYRRSVRVSMGTVFQVPWTRIDPWPRGAGELRDLGFTVAALALSAEALSLDQLAADAPERLALVLGTEGDGLSRATVAAADAVVQIPMAGGVDSLNVAAAAAVAFWATRTRS from the coding sequence GTGCCCGTCCTCACCCTCACCGCCGCCGACCTCGACTCCGATCGGCTCGCGGACTACACCCGGCTGACCGATGTGGCGCTGCGCCGCCGGCTGGAGCCCGAGCGCGGCCTGTTCATGGCCGAGTCCTCCACGGTGATCCGGCGTGCGGTCGCGGCGGGGTACCGGCCGCGGTCCTTCCTCATGGCGCCGCGCTGGCTGGCCGACCTGGAGGACCTGCTGGCCGAGGTGGGCGCCGGCGAGCACGGCGACATCCCCGTCTACCTCGCCGAGGAGTCGGTGCTGGAGACCCTGACGGGGTTCCACCTACACCGTGGGGCGCTCGCGGCGATGCAGCGGCCGGAGCTGGCACCCGTGGCCCAGGTGGTGGCCGGCGCCCGGCGGGTGGCCGTCCTGGAGGACATCGTCGATCACACCAACGTGGGGGCGGCCTTCCGCAGCGCCGCGGCGCTGGGGGTCGACGCGGTACTGGTGACCCCCCGGTGCGCCGATCCGCTCTACCGGCGCAGCGTGCGGGTCTCGATGGGGACCGTCTTCCAGGTGCCGTGGACGCGGATCGACCCCTGGCCCCGGGGCGCGGGCGAGCTGCGCGACCTCGGGTTCACGGTGGCGGCGCTCGCGCTGAGCGCGGAAGCACTCTCCCTGGATCAGCTCGCTGCCGACGCGCCCGAGCGGCTCGCCCTCGTCCTCGGCACCGAGGGGGACGGACTCAGCCGGGCGACGGTCGCGGCGGCCGACGCCGTGGTGCAGATCCCGATGGCCGGCGGCGTGGACTCGCTCAACGTGGCCGCCGCCGCGGCCGTCGCGTTCTGGGCCACCCGCACGCGGTCATGA
- a CDS encoding glycosyltransferase family 4 protein codes for MRIAVVAESFLPQANGVTVTLLRLLEYLSGRGDEVLVLAPAAGRGQKEVTCYAGASVRRFRAVPLPGYGELRLSTPRVRTLEDHLRTFGADVVHLAAPFLLGWQAIGAAHSLGLPSVAVYQTEVPSYAKRYRVRQIEPLLWRRIEDIHKGATLSLAPSSYACGQLIDRGVHRVAVWPHGVDRERFSPVHRDDALRAELGGEVLVGYVGRLAREKQVEDLAAVQHLPGVRLVIVGDGPREAWLRRVLPRATFTGRLDGPDLPRVMASLDVFVHTGEMDTFAQTIQEAQACGVPTIAPARGGPIDLIQHGSNGFLYAPGDLSAMAEQVRWLADHPVSRAEMGMAARESTDGRSWDAVNEQVTIHYRNAIRFAESDREAGHRPARRWLLTR; via the coding sequence GTGCGCATCGCTGTGGTCGCAGAATCCTTCCTGCCGCAGGCGAACGGGGTGACCGTGACGCTGCTGAGGCTGCTGGAGTACTTGTCGGGTCGAGGGGACGAGGTGCTCGTGCTCGCGCCCGCCGCCGGGCGGGGGCAGAAGGAGGTCACCTGCTACGCTGGGGCCTCGGTGCGCCGGTTCCGTGCGGTGCCGCTGCCCGGGTACGGCGAGCTGCGGCTGTCCACCCCGCGGGTGCGCACGCTGGAGGACCACCTGCGCACCTTCGGGGCCGACGTCGTCCACCTCGCCGCTCCCTTCCTGCTGGGCTGGCAGGCCATCGGCGCCGCGCACAGCCTCGGGCTGCCGTCGGTGGCCGTGTACCAGACCGAGGTCCCCTCCTACGCGAAGCGGTACCGCGTGCGCCAGATCGAGCCGCTGCTGTGGCGCCGCATCGAGGACATCCACAAGGGGGCCACGCTCTCGCTGGCGCCCTCCAGCTACGCCTGCGGTCAGCTCATCGACCGCGGGGTCCATCGCGTGGCCGTGTGGCCGCACGGGGTCGACCGGGAGCGGTTCTCGCCCGTGCACCGCGACGACGCACTGCGGGCCGAGCTCGGTGGGGAGGTGCTCGTCGGGTACGTCGGGCGGCTGGCCCGCGAGAAGCAGGTCGAGGACCTGGCCGCGGTGCAGCACCTGCCCGGTGTGCGCCTGGTCATCGTCGGTGACGGTCCGCGTGAGGCCTGGCTGCGCCGGGTGCTGCCGCGGGCGACGTTCACGGGCCGGCTGGACGGGCCGGATCTTCCCCGGGTGATGGCCAGCTTGGACGTCTTCGTCCACACCGGCGAGATGGACACCTTCGCCCAGACCATCCAGGAGGCGCAGGCCTGCGGCGTGCCGACGATCGCCCCGGCCCGGGGCGGACCGATCGACCTCATCCAGCACGGCAGCAACGGCTTCCTCTACGCTCCCGGCGACCTGTCCGCCATGGCCGAGCAGGTCCGATGGCTGGCCGACCACCCCGTCAGCCGCGCCGAGATGGGCATGGCCGCCCGGGAGTCCACCGACGGGCGCAGCTGGGACGCGGTGAACGAGCAGGTCACGATCCACTACCGCAACGCGATCCGGTTCGCCGAGAGCGACCGGGAGGCCGGCCACCGGCCCGCACGGCGCTGGCTGCTGACCCGCTGA
- a CDS encoding glycoside hydrolase family 32 protein, whose protein sequence is MSAPHLDPFPHLHVRPPRGWVNDPNGIVAVDGTWHVFYQYNPKAPVHGNIGWGHATSTDLVTWHDEPVALRPRPGTIDAGGVWSGVATVEDGQPVLVYTAVPGSAEEAGIALARPHGDGWTQAEDFVAPVPPGLRQMRDPFVITIAEHRYGLVGGGYPDGTPVVLVYDAEDLDHWELLGELLTGDRVPSDLRELTRAQIWECPQLLRLPGTDGERAWALILSRWHDEPGTSQLDGVVVLFGDIDPADGRPQFVPRTGQFLDDGPDFYAPQGVEYEDRALLWGWTWETRPTDEIEEAGWAGALTFPRELVLHQGVLHCGPVPELTALRRRPLTVSDPLELDLPAWEVVSGGTDVRVCLTGPSGEREIWSATGARAIRVLVDGSVLEAFVDGRASTVRAYPAPGERWQVQASGAVDAWELGLPS, encoded by the coding sequence ATGAGCGCGCCGCACCTCGACCCGTTCCCGCACCTGCACGTGCGCCCGCCCCGCGGATGGGTCAACGACCCCAACGGCATCGTCGCCGTCGACGGGACGTGGCACGTGTTCTACCAGTACAACCCGAAGGCGCCGGTGCACGGGAACATCGGATGGGGCCACGCCACCTCCACCGACCTGGTCACCTGGCACGACGAACCCGTCGCGCTGCGGCCACGGCCCGGCACGATCGACGCCGGCGGCGTCTGGAGCGGCGTGGCCACCGTGGAGGACGGGCAGCCCGTACTGGTCTACACCGCCGTCCCGGGCAGCGCCGAGGAAGCCGGTATCGCCCTCGCCCGTCCCCACGGTGACGGATGGACCCAGGCCGAGGACTTCGTCGCCCCCGTGCCGCCCGGACTCCGGCAGATGCGGGACCCGTTCGTGATCACGATCGCCGAGCACCGCTACGGCCTCGTCGGTGGCGGATACCCGGACGGCACCCCGGTGGTGCTGGTCTACGACGCCGAGGATCTGGACCACTGGGAGCTCCTCGGCGAGCTGCTCACCGGGGACCGGGTACCCAGCGACCTGCGCGAGCTGACCCGCGCCCAGATCTGGGAGTGTCCCCAGCTGCTGCGCCTGCCGGGCACCGACGGTGAGCGCGCCTGGGCGCTGATCCTCTCGCGTTGGCACGACGAGCCCGGCACCTCCCAGCTCGACGGCGTGGTGGTCCTGTTCGGTGACATCGACCCCGCCGACGGGCGCCCGCAGTTCGTCCCGCGCACCGGTCAGTTCCTCGACGACGGCCCGGACTTCTACGCCCCGCAAGGCGTCGAGTACGAGGACCGCGCGCTGCTGTGGGGCTGGACGTGGGAGACCCGTCCCACCGACGAGATCGAGGAGGCCGGCTGGGCCGGCGCGCTCACGTTCCCGCGTGAGCTCGTGCTGCACCAGGGAGTGCTGCACTGCGGACCCGTGCCCGAACTGACCGCCCTGCGGCGACGGCCCCTCACGGTCTCCGACCCGCTCGAGCTGGACCTGCCCGCGTGGGAGGTGGTGTCCGGAGGCACCGACGTGCGCGTCTGCCTCACGGGGCCGAGCGGTGAGCGGGAGATCTGGTCGGCCACCGGCGCCCGCGCGATCCGGGTGCTCGTCGACGGTTCGGTGCTGGAGGCCTTCGTCGACGGCCGGGCGAGCACCGTGCGTGCCTACCCCGCTCCCGGGGAGCGGTGGCAGGTCCAGGCGAGCGGCGCCGTCGACGCCTGGGAGCTGGGTCTTCCCTCATGA